Proteins from a genomic interval of Acinonyx jubatus isolate Ajub_Pintada_27869175 chromosome B4, VMU_Ajub_asm_v1.0, whole genome shotgun sequence:
- the SP7 gene encoding transcription factor Sp7, protein MLTAACSKFGGTSPLRDSTTLGKAGAKKPYSVGSDLSAPKTMGDAYPAPFSSTNGLLSPAGSPPAPTSGYANDYPPFSHSFPGPTGTQDPGLLVPKGHSSSDCLPSVYTSLDMAHPYGSWYKAGIHAGISPGPGNAPTPWWDMHPGGNWLGGGQGQGDGLQGTLPTGPAQPPLNPQLPTYPSDFAPLNPAPYPAPHLLQPGPQHVLPQDVYKPKAVSNSGQLEGSSGAKPPRGAGTGGSGGYGGSGTGRSSCDCPNCQELERLGAAAAGLRKKPIHSCHIPGCGKVYGKASHLKAHLRWHTGERPFVCNWLFCGKRFTRSDELERHVRTHTREKKFTCLLCSKRFTRSDHLSKHQRTHGEPGPGPPPSGPKELGEGRSAGEEEASQTPRPSASPAPPEKAPEGSPEQSNLLEI, encoded by the coding sequence ATGCTGACGGCGGCGTGCAGCAAATTTGGTGGCACCAGCCCTCTGCGGGACTCAACGACACTGGGCAAAGCAGGCGCAAAGAAGCCATACTCTGTGGGCAGTGACCTTTCAGCCCCCAAAACCATGGGGGATGCCTACCCAGCCCCCTTTTCAAGCACCAATGGGCTCCTCTCACCTGCAGGCAGTCCTCCGGCACCCACCTCGGGCTATGCCAATGACTACCCTCCCTTTTCCCACTCATTCCCTGGTCCCACGGGCACCCAGGACCCTGGGCTGCTAGTTCCCAAGGGCCACAGCTCTTCTGACTGCCTGCCCAGTGTCTACACCTCTCTGGACATGGCACACCCCTACGGCTCCTGGTACAAGGCAGGCATCCACGCAGGCATCTCACCGGGCCCAGGCAACGCTCCTACTCCTTGGTGGGACATGCATCCTGGGGGCAATTGGCTAGGTGGTGGGCAGGGTCAGGGTGATGGGCTGCAAGGGACACTGCCCACAGGCCCTGCTCAGCCTCCACTGAACCCCCAGCTGCCCACCTACCCATCCGACTTTGCCCCCCTTAATCCAGCTCCCTACCCAGCTCCCCACCTCCTGCAACCAGGGCCCCAGCACGTCTTGCCCCAAGATGTCTATAAACCCAAGGCAGTGAGCAACAGCGGGCAGCTGGAGGGGAGCAGTGGGGCCAAACCCCCTCGGGGCGCAGGCACAGGGGGCAGTGGCGGATACGGAGGCAGCGGAACGGGGCGCTCCTCCTGCGACTGCCCCAACTGCCAGGAGCTAGAGCGCCTGGGGGCAGCGGCAGCTGGGCTGCGGAAGAAGCCCATCCACAGCTGCCACATCCCCGGTTGTGGCAAGGTGTACGGCAAGGCCTCACACCTGAAGGCCCACTTGCGCTGGCACACGGGCGAGAGGCCCTTCGTCTGCAACTGGCTCTTCTGCGGCAAGAGGTTCACCCGTTCGGACGAGCTGGAGCGCCACGTGCGCACCCACACCCGGGAGAAGAAGTTCACCTGCCTGCTCTGCTCCAAGCGCTTTACCCGAAGCGACCACCTGAGCAAGCACCAGCGTACCCACGGCGAGCCCGGCCCAGGGCCCCCTCCCAGCGGCCCCAAGGAACTGGGGGAGGGCCGCAGTGCGGGGGAAGAGGAGGCCAGTCAGACGCCCCGACCTTCGGCTTCGCCGGCCCCCCCAGAGAAAGCCCCTGAaggcagcccagagcagagcaaCCTGCTGGAGATCTGA